One Kribbella sp. NBC_00662 genomic region harbors:
- a CDS encoding alpha/beta hydrolase family protein: MTAWTPPPYADPTVFTEQGLVLEAAGQTVPGTLTLPDRPTVGVVLLAGGGPFDRDETSGPNKPLKDLAWGLATQGIAVLRFDKLTANRPEAMAAPGYTMTAEYVPHAIAAVRTLAEHVDQVFLVGHSMGGKVAPKIAAEEPLVAGLVIMAGDTQPMHHSAVRVMKYLAETEAVPPETIAVFERQAAVVDSPALSLDTPPTDLPFGMPASFWLDLREYDPVATAAKLDVPILVLQGGRDYQVTVADDLPAWRDGLPGATIKILDAGNHLFFAGSGPSTMADYQVPGHVDPVVISTIVDWLP; this comes from the coding sequence ATGACTGCGTGGACTCCGCCGCCGTACGCCGATCCGACCGTCTTCACCGAGCAGGGCCTCGTCCTCGAAGCGGCCGGCCAGACGGTGCCGGGCACCCTCACGCTCCCCGACCGGCCGACCGTCGGCGTCGTACTGCTCGCCGGCGGCGGCCCGTTCGACCGCGACGAGACCAGCGGACCGAACAAGCCGCTGAAGGACCTCGCCTGGGGCCTGGCCACGCAGGGCATCGCCGTACTGCGCTTCGACAAGCTCACCGCGAACCGGCCTGAAGCGATGGCAGCCCCCGGCTACACGATGACCGCGGAGTACGTGCCGCACGCGATCGCCGCCGTACGCACGCTCGCCGAACACGTCGACCAGGTCTTCCTCGTCGGACACAGCATGGGCGGAAAGGTCGCGCCGAAGATCGCCGCCGAAGAACCACTGGTAGCCGGCCTGGTGATCATGGCCGGCGACACCCAGCCCATGCACCACTCGGCAGTCCGCGTGATGAAGTACCTCGCCGAAACCGAAGCCGTCCCGCCGGAAACCATCGCCGTCTTCGAGCGGCAAGCAGCCGTGGTCGACAGCCCGGCGCTGTCCCTCGACACCCCGCCGACAGATCTCCCGTTCGGCATGCCGGCGTCGTTCTGGCTGGACCTTCGCGAGTACGACCCGGTTGCCACCGCCGCGAAGCTCGACGTCCCGATCCTCGTCCTGCAAGGCGGTCGCGACTACCAGGTGACCGTGGCCGATGACCTGCCCGCGTGGCGCGACGGCCTACCCGGCGCCACGATCAAGATCCTCGACGCCGGCAACCACCTGTTCTTCGCCGGCAGCGGTCCATCCACGATGGCCGACTACCAGGTCCCCGGGCATGTGGACCCGGTAGTCATCAGCACCATCGTCGATTGGTTGCCTTAA
- a CDS encoding helix-turn-helix domain-containing protein translates to MGPLELLGHPVRLRIVHALRGGRQLTTGELGERIADVSKATLYRHVELLAEGGILEVAEERRVRGAVERRFRLRQERASITPEQLEQLTVDDHRRAFAVAMAALVAEFNTYLDHEDADPLTDLVGYRQHGIWLSEEELHQLIEGMRSAILPVLSNEAAPRRSRYLLSPILFPVED, encoded by the coding sequence ATGGGCCCTCTGGAGTTGCTGGGGCATCCGGTGCGGTTGCGGATCGTCCACGCGCTGCGCGGCGGCCGGCAGCTGACGACCGGCGAGCTGGGAGAGCGGATCGCCGACGTGTCGAAGGCGACGCTGTACCGTCATGTCGAGCTGCTCGCCGAGGGCGGCATCCTCGAGGTCGCGGAGGAACGCCGGGTCCGCGGCGCGGTCGAGCGCCGGTTCCGGCTGCGCCAGGAGCGCGCGTCGATCACGCCGGAGCAGCTCGAGCAGTTGACGGTCGACGACCACCGGCGTGCCTTCGCTGTCGCGATGGCCGCGTTGGTGGCCGAGTTCAACACGTACCTCGACCACGAGGACGCGGATCCGCTCACGGATCTCGTGGGCTACCGCCAACACGGCATCTGGCTCAGCGAGGAAGAGCTACACCAGCTGATCGAGGGCATGCGGTCGGCGATCCTCCCGGTCCTGTCGAACGAAGCCGCACCGCGCCGATCGCGGTACCTGCTCAGCCCGATCCTCTTTCCCGTCGAGGACTAG